The following proteins are co-located in the Diaphorobacter sp. HDW4B genome:
- the nirJ gene encoding heme d1 biosynthesis radical SAM protein NirJ produces MFRISQYMRELKTAEETGHYPYVQDRKAKGPVVIWNLIRRCNLTCKHCYSFSADHEYTGGLDTDEVYTVMDDLRQFGVPALILSGGEPLLRPDLFKVHEYARQLGFYTGLSTNGTLIDEDTAQRIADSHFDYVGISLDGLRIIHDKFRRMNGAFDKSLAAIRHLTKLKVKVGLRYTMTSMNADDFPALLQLMRDEGAQKFYFSHLNYAGRGNVHRDKDADHLATREALDLLFDHAWQSACDGLDEEYVSGNNDADGIYLLQWVQQHMPQWAPDVYARLVSWGGNASGQMVANIDNLGNVHPDTMWWHHNLGNVRVRPFSHIWRDMGDPLMAGLNQRPRPVQGRCAQCRYLNICNGNTRVRAQQMTGNPWADDPGCYLTDEEIGAPPTIVNTAPFVARNRTIAIHHA; encoded by the coding sequence ATGTTCCGTATCAGCCAATACATGCGAGAGCTCAAAACCGCCGAGGAAACCGGCCACTACCCCTATGTGCAGGACCGCAAGGCCAAGGGGCCGGTGGTGATCTGGAACCTGATCCGCCGCTGCAACCTGACCTGCAAGCACTGCTACTCGTTCTCTGCGGACCATGAATACACGGGTGGCCTCGACACCGACGAGGTCTACACCGTCATGGACGACCTGCGCCAGTTCGGCGTGCCCGCGCTGATTCTCTCGGGCGGCGAGCCGCTACTCAGGCCCGATCTGTTCAAAGTGCATGAGTACGCGCGGCAACTCGGCTTCTACACGGGCCTGTCGACCAACGGCACGCTGATCGACGAAGACACGGCCCAGCGCATTGCCGATTCGCACTTCGACTATGTGGGCATCAGCCTCGACGGGCTGCGCATCATCCACGACAAGTTCCGCCGCATGAATGGCGCGTTCGACAAGAGCCTGGCGGCGATTCGCCATCTCACCAAACTCAAGGTGAAGGTCGGCCTGCGCTACACCATGACGTCGATGAACGCAGATGATTTTCCGGCGCTGCTGCAGCTCATGCGCGATGAAGGCGCGCAGAAGTTCTACTTTTCGCACCTGAATTACGCCGGTCGCGGCAACGTGCATCGCGACAAGGATGCCGACCATCTCGCCACGCGCGAGGCGCTCGATCTGCTGTTCGATCACGCATGGCAGTCGGCCTGCGATGGGCTGGACGAGGAATACGTGAGTGGCAACAACGACGCCGACGGCATCTACCTGCTGCAGTGGGTGCAGCAGCACATGCCGCAATGGGCGCCCGACGTGTATGCGCGACTGGTCTCGTGGGGCGGCAACGCCAGCGGCCAGATGGTGGCCAACATCGACAACCTCGGCAACGTCCATCCCGACACCATGTGGTGGCACCACAACCTGGGCAATGTGCGCGTGCGCCCGTTCTCGCACATCTGGCGCGACATGGGCGACCCGCTCATGGCAGGACTCAACCAGCGCCCTCGCCCGGTGCAAGGTCGCTGTGCGCAATGCCGCTATCTCAACATCTGCAACGGCAACACCCGCGTGCGTGCGCAGCAGATGACCGGCAACCCGTGGGCCGACGATCCCGGCTGCTACCTCACCGACGAGGAAATCGGCGCACCGCCGACCATCGTCAACACCGCGCCCTTCGTCGCCCGAAACAGAACGATTGCGATCCACCATGCCTGA
- a CDS encoding cytochrome C oxidase subunit IV family protein — protein MHRTERNEARRINLAWAILVIATLASWWLAEDPSAHRLGLIASGIVLALSAIKGLVIALDFMELGHAPKLWRRSLLAWLCVILAVIFATRFFS, from the coding sequence ATGCACCGCACCGAACGCAATGAAGCCCGCCGCATCAACCTTGCCTGGGCCATCCTCGTCATCGCCACACTGGCCTCGTGGTGGCTGGCCGAAGACCCCAGCGCGCACCGCCTCGGGCTGATCGCCTCGGGCATCGTGTTGGCGCTTTCCGCCATCAAAGGCCTGGTGATCGCGCTTGATTTCATGGAGTTGGGCCATGCCCCCAAGCTCTGGCGCAGATCGCTTCTGGCTTGGCTGTGCGTCATTCTGGCGGTCATTTTTGCGACCCGATTTTTTTCTTGA
- a CDS encoding CbbQ/NirQ/NorQ/GpvN family protein, giving the protein MDHSETLHMPQADALHDVAQLLSEPTLPYYVAASDECALFEHAYRQRLPVLIKGPTGCGKTRFVEHMAARLGRELITVSCHDDLSAADLVGRHLISDGGTRWADGPLTRAVRTGAICYLDEVVEARKDTTVVLHPLADDRRVLPIERTGEELHAADGFMLVVSYNPGYQNVLKGLKPSTRQRFVALQFDYPPAHVEREILLRESGVDAQVADQLVALAQALRRLTEQDLEETVSTRLLVMAARLAASGLPLAKACRAAIVDALTDDAETVDALSELVTAVMG; this is encoded by the coding sequence ATGGACCACAGCGAAACCCTGCACATGCCGCAAGCCGATGCGCTTCACGACGTGGCTCAACTCTTGAGCGAACCCACGCTGCCGTACTACGTAGCGGCAAGTGACGAATGCGCACTGTTCGAGCATGCCTACCGGCAGCGCCTGCCGGTGCTCATCAAGGGCCCGACAGGCTGCGGCAAGACGCGCTTTGTCGAACACATGGCCGCTCGCCTCGGGCGCGAGCTCATCACGGTGAGCTGCCATGACGATCTCTCCGCCGCCGATCTGGTCGGTCGCCATCTCATCAGCGATGGTGGCACGCGCTGGGCCGACGGCCCCCTCACCCGCGCTGTTCGCACTGGTGCGATCTGCTACCTCGACGAAGTGGTCGAGGCCCGCAAGGACACCACCGTCGTGCTGCACCCGCTGGCCGACGACCGCCGCGTGCTGCCCATCGAGCGCACGGGCGAAGAACTGCATGCCGCCGACGGCTTCATGCTGGTGGTGAGCTACAACCCCGGTTATCAGAACGTGCTCAAGGGCCTCAAGCCCAGCACGCGCCAGCGCTTTGTGGCGCTGCAATTCGACTACCCACCCGCCCATGTCGAGCGCGAGATTCTGCTGCGCGAATCCGGCGTGGATGCGCAGGTGGCCGATCAACTGGTGGCGCTGGCTCAAGCACTCAGACGTCTGACCGAACAAGACCTCGAAGAAACCGTGAGCACCCGCCTGCTCGTGATGGCCGCACGCCTTGCCGCCAGCGGCCTGCCGCTCGCCAAAGCCTGCCGTGCCGCGATTGTCGATGCGCTGACCGACGACGCCGAAACCGTCGATGCGCTGTCGGAACTGGTCACAGCCGTCATGGGCTGA
- a CDS encoding cytochrome c, with product MSQKTGGFTKQMARNMFYGGTAFFALLFAAMIFDSERRIPERSNAHEITPAVVAGKKIWETRNCIGCHTLLGEGAYFAPELGNVYKRRGPDFIKAWMGAMPSHSPGRRQMPQFNLSEKQTSDLVEFLKWTGEINTENWPPNIEG from the coding sequence ATGAGCCAGAAAACCGGCGGGTTCACCAAGCAAATGGCCCGCAACATGTTCTACGGCGGAACCGCTTTTTTCGCGCTGCTCTTCGCAGCGATGATTTTCGACAGCGAACGCCGCATCCCCGAGCGCTCCAACGCGCATGAGATCACGCCCGCCGTCGTGGCAGGCAAAAAGATCTGGGAAACCCGCAACTGCATCGGCTGCCACACGCTGCTTGGTGAAGGCGCGTACTTCGCGCCCGAACTGGGCAACGTCTACAAGCGCCGTGGCCCCGATTTCATCAAGGCGTGGATGGGTGCCATGCCCTCGCACTCGCCGGGCCGCAGGCAAATGCCGCAATTCAATCTGAGCGAAAAGCAGACCAGCGATCTCGTCGAGTTCCTCAAATGGACAGGCGAGATCAACACCGAAAACTGGCCGCCCAACATCGAAGGTTGA
- a CDS encoding cytochrome c oxidase subunit 3, protein MSSPAFEIPSSQKDEEPPTRLPGDLVVWFFVGLELATFGLLFLAFAFTRLLQPDVFAKGQASLDQSVGAINTLLLISASACAAHALASVRANHHRTATRWLFCALLLGGGFLVLKTHEYLAKWRAGVDFASNDFYILWTMLTGFHFMHVMAGCVIFALLLRPVAQGRYSADDCNALESGCVFWHMVDLLWIVLFPLVYLMR, encoded by the coding sequence TTGAGTTCGCCCGCATTCGAGATTCCGTCGAGCCAGAAAGACGAAGAACCACCCACGCGCCTGCCCGGCGATCTCGTGGTCTGGTTCTTCGTGGGCTTGGAGCTGGCCACGTTCGGCCTGCTGTTTCTGGCGTTTGCGTTCACCCGATTGCTGCAGCCGGACGTGTTCGCCAAGGGTCAGGCAAGTCTCGATCAATCGGTCGGTGCCATCAACACGCTGCTGCTGATCAGCGCCAGCGCCTGCGCGGCCCACGCGCTCGCCAGTGTGCGGGCGAACCATCACAGAACGGCCACGCGCTGGCTTTTTTGCGCCCTGCTGCTCGGCGGCGGATTTCTGGTGCTCAAGACCCATGAATACCTCGCCAAATGGCGCGCTGGCGTCGATTTTGCAAGCAACGACTTCTACATTCTGTGGACCATGCTCACCGGCTTTCACTTCATGCATGTGATGGCGGGTTGCGTGATCTTTGCGTTGCTGCTGCGCCCGGTCGCTCAAGGCCGCTACAGCGCGGACGACTGCAACGCGCTGGAGTCGGGTTGCGTGTTCTGGCACATGGTCGATCTGCTGTGGATCGTGCTGTTTCCGCTGGTCTATCTCATGCGCTGA
- a CDS encoding Lrp/AsnC family transcriptional regulator encodes MLTAEDALLIEHLHGNFPLVERPFDAVAAELGWSEEQVLKRLGLLLTQGVLTRFGPLFQIERAGGQFLLAAMAVPEERFDDITIAVNSFPEIAHNYRRDHELNMWFVIAAESPEQASAVAARIEAETGLKVAVFPKEEEFFVELKLQPLVGEARHGA; translated from the coding sequence ATGCTCACAGCTGAAGACGCCCTGCTGATCGAACATCTGCACGGCAATTTCCCACTGGTGGAACGTCCGTTCGACGCCGTTGCCGCCGAGCTGGGCTGGAGCGAGGAGCAAGTGCTCAAGCGCCTCGGCCTGCTGCTCACGCAAGGCGTGCTCACGCGTTTTGGCCCGCTGTTCCAGATCGAGCGCGCGGGCGGCCAGTTTCTGCTCGCGGCCATGGCCGTGCCCGAAGAGCGCTTTGACGACATCACGATTGCGGTGAACTCGTTTCCCGAAATCGCGCACAACTACCGGCGCGATCATGAACTCAACATGTGGTTCGTGATCGCCGCCGAATCGCCCGAACAGGCCAGTGCCGTGGCCGCGCGCATCGAAGCGGAAACAGGTCTGAAAGTGGCGGTGTTTCCCAAGGAAGAAGAGTTCTTCGTCGAACTCAAGCTGCAACCGCTGGTCGGGGAGGCACGCCATGGCGCTTGA
- a CDS encoding nitric oxide reductase activation protein NorD has protein sequence MEEWVGRQWHRFITSVAEQRAPHAAVHLADMQRTIGLLFRAGGGDSGTRIAQAGRSRTGGPRSLLQRVAGSTSSAELGTWQQDTLALPQSISLFDDPSLNRALYLWLAALGSCIRPDMPWLSSNVLATSRALKRFAGLQPAYERLLAAQLAERPDPASLRGPQAQAELALQNAMRKKHVSVAAQSVTPQDVAPVWLWFVFPTSAEKSPAAQPAPQKEQTNSAKALQDACRRAAKRVEDERNGAPLVMFFRAESILSWAEFTKVNRADDDDDDGRQLDAANDMEELAIANDGSSIASRVKFDLDLPSAAHDDQPLGEGMPFPEWDWRKERLQPDHCAVQVMVSQGAEPHEPDARLRSISRRMKRHLDLARQAPDRIRGCTDGDEIDLDGWVRHQAETLCAPRRALRSACPPIYIQRRRSQHSLASLLLADLSQSTDAYATPDARVIELIRDSLQVFGEALSASGDAFEMLGFSSVRRQHVRIQYLKGFDERWSPVTQARVQAIKPGYYTRMGAAIRYATQRLSERPERQRLLLILTDGKPNDLDIYEGRYGLEDTRHAIQEARSAGLTPFCVTIDTSAHDYLPHLFGSHGYTLIHRPQELNHRLARLYAELTRN, from the coding sequence ATGGAAGAATGGGTTGGACGTCAATGGCACCGCTTCATCACCAGCGTGGCCGAGCAGCGCGCGCCGCACGCCGCCGTGCATCTGGCCGACATGCAACGCACCATCGGTCTGCTGTTTCGTGCTGGCGGCGGCGACTCGGGCACACGCATCGCGCAGGCCGGACGCAGCCGCACCGGCGGCCCGCGCAGCCTGCTGCAACGCGTGGCGGGCAGCACCAGTTCGGCGGAACTGGGCACCTGGCAGCAGGACACGCTGGCGCTGCCGCAGAGCATCAGCCTGTTTGATGATCCCTCACTGAACCGCGCGCTCTACCTGTGGCTCGCCGCGCTGGGCTCATGCATCCGGCCCGACATGCCCTGGCTGTCGAGCAACGTGCTGGCCACATCGCGCGCACTCAAACGCTTTGCCGGACTGCAGCCCGCCTACGAACGCTTGCTGGCAGCACAACTGGCCGAGCGCCCCGATCCCGCATCCCTGCGCGGCCCGCAGGCGCAAGCCGAACTGGCACTGCAGAACGCGATGCGCAAAAAACATGTTTCCGTCGCGGCGCAATCCGTCACACCGCAGGACGTGGCACCGGTCTGGCTGTGGTTTGTGTTCCCGACAAGCGCAGAGAAAAGCCCAGCCGCCCAACCCGCGCCGCAAAAGGAACAGACCAATTCCGCCAAGGCCTTGCAGGACGCTTGCCGCCGCGCGGCCAAGCGTGTGGAAGACGAACGCAACGGCGCGCCGCTGGTCATGTTCTTTCGCGCCGAATCGATTCTGTCGTGGGCCGAGTTCACCAAGGTCAACCGCGCCGACGATGACGACGACGATGGCCGCCAGCTCGACGCCGCCAACGACATGGAAGAGCTGGCCATCGCCAATGACGGCAGCTCCATCGCATCGCGCGTGAAATTCGATCTCGATCTGCCCAGCGCCGCGCATGACGATCAGCCGCTCGGCGAAGGCATGCCTTTCCCCGAATGGGATTGGCGCAAAGAGCGCCTGCAGCCCGACCACTGCGCCGTGCAGGTCATGGTTAGCCAAGGCGCGGAACCGCACGAGCCCGATGCCAGGCTGCGCAGCATCTCGCGGCGCATGAAGCGGCATCTGGATCTGGCCCGTCAGGCACCGGACCGCATTCGCGGCTGCACCGATGGCGATGAGATCGATCTGGACGGCTGGGTGCGCCATCAGGCAGAAACCCTGTGCGCGCCGCGGCGGGCCTTGCGCAGCGCCTGCCCGCCGATCTACATCCAGCGCCGCCGCAGCCAGCACAGCCTGGCCAGCCTGCTGCTGGCCGATCTGTCCCAGTCCACCGACGCCTACGCCACGCCCGACGCCCGCGTGATCGAGCTGATTCGCGATTCGCTGCAAGTGTTCGGCGAAGCGCTCAGCGCCAGCGGCGATGCGTTCGAGATGCTCGGCTTTTCGTCGGTGCGCAGGCAGCATGTGCGCATCCAATATCTCAAGGGCTTTGACGAGCGCTGGAGCCCCGTCACGCAGGCCCGCGTGCAGGCCATCAAGCCGGGCTACTACACGCGCATGGGCGCTGCGATCCGCTACGCCACGCAGCGTCTTTCGGAGCGACCCGAGCGGCAACGCCTGCTGCTGATCCTCACCGACGGCAAGCCCAACGATCTCGACATCTACGAAGGCCGCTACGGCCTCGAGGACACGCGCCACGCGATTCAGGAGGCGCGCAGCGCCGGGCTGACGCCGTTCTGCGTGACCATCGACACCTCGGCGCACGACTATCTGCCGCATCTGTTCGGCTCGCATGGCTACACGCTGATCCACCGACCGCAGGAGCTCAACCACCGGCTGGCCCGACTCTATGCCGAGCTCACACGAAACTGA
- a CDS encoding cbb3-type cytochrome c oxidase subunit I: protein MKNPTLKNPVLKYQSQSVAKLYFIAAMALFAGQIIFGVALGLQYLIGDLFFPYVPFNIARMVHTNLLIVWLLFGFMGAGYYIVPEESETELHSPALAIALFWIFLAAGALTIVGYLALPYAKLAELTGNDLLQTMGREFLEQPLPTKVGIVVVALGFLYNLTMTILKGRKTSVSVVLMIGLWGLALMFLFSFVNPHNLVRDKMYWWFVVHLWVEGVWELILGALLAFVLIKVTGVDREVIDKWLYVIIAFALMTGLLGTGHHYYFIGMPAYWKWVGSIFSALEPLPFFMMTLFAFNMVKQRRREHPNQAAIVWALGTAVVGFLGAGVWGFIHTLSVVNYYTHGSQLTAAHGHLAFYGAYVLVVITLISYAMPQLRGRLANSPEAQRLEIRSFWIMTIGMSIMVIALTAAGVHQVWLQRLPTENAMGFMATQDQLRGYYWARVLGGVIFLVGQFTYFASFFVKGTHVLPEAKNQAIKPGLTPQAA, encoded by the coding sequence ATGAAAAATCCGACCCTCAAAAATCCGGTACTCAAATACCAAAGCCAATCCGTCGCCAAGCTGTATTTCATCGCAGCCATGGCGCTGTTCGCCGGGCAGATCATCTTCGGCGTCGCGCTCGGGCTGCAATACCTGATCGGCGACCTGTTCTTCCCGTACGTCCCGTTCAACATCGCCCGCATGGTGCACACCAATCTGCTGATCGTGTGGCTGCTGTTCGGCTTCATGGGCGCTGGTTACTACATCGTGCCCGAAGAGTCAGAGACCGAGCTGCACAGCCCGGCACTCGCCATCGCACTGTTCTGGATCTTCCTGGCAGCCGGTGCGCTCACCATCGTCGGCTATCTGGCCCTGCCCTACGCCAAATTGGCGGAGCTGACCGGCAACGACCTGCTGCAGACCATGGGCCGCGAGTTCCTTGAGCAACCGCTGCCCACCAAGGTCGGCATCGTGGTCGTCGCGCTCGGCTTTCTCTACAACCTCACCATGACCATTCTGAAAGGCCGCAAGACCAGCGTCTCCGTGGTGCTGATGATCGGTCTGTGGGGGCTGGCGCTGATGTTCCTGTTCAGCTTCGTCAATCCGCACAATCTGGTGCGCGACAAGATGTACTGGTGGTTCGTGGTCCACCTCTGGGTGGAAGGCGTGTGGGAGCTGATCCTCGGCGCGCTGCTGGCCTTCGTGCTCATCAAGGTGACCGGCGTGGACCGCGAGGTGATCGACAAGTGGCTGTACGTGATCATCGCCTTCGCGCTGATGACCGGCCTGCTCGGCACCGGCCACCACTACTACTTCATCGGCATGCCCGCGTACTGGAAGTGGGTCGGCAGCATCTTCTCGGCGCTGGAGCCACTGCCCTTCTTCATGATGACGCTGTTCGCGTTCAACATGGTCAAGCAACGCCGCCGCGAGCATCCCAATCAGGCCGCCATCGTGTGGGCACTGGGCACGGCCGTCGTCGGTTTCCTCGGCGCGGGTGTCTGGGGCTTCATCCACACGCTGAGCGTGGTGAACTACTACACGCACGGCTCGCAGCTCACCGCAGCGCACGGCCATCTGGCTTTCTACGGTGCCTACGTGCTGGTCGTGATCACGCTGATCAGCTATGCCATGCCGCAACTGCGCGGACGCCTGGCCAACAGCCCCGAAGCGCAGCGCCTTGAAATCCGCAGCTTCTGGATCATGACCATCGGCATGTCGATCATGGTGATCGCCCTGACCGCTGCCGGTGTGCACCAGGTCTGGCTGCAACGCCTGCCGACCGAAAACGCCATGGGCTTCATGGCGACGCAAGACCAATTGCGCGGCTATTACTGGGCTCGTGTGCTGGGTGGCGTGATCTTCCTTGTGGGTCAGTTCACCTACTTCGCAAGCTTCTTCGTCAAGGGCACCCATGTGCTGCCCGAAGCAAAGAACCAAGCGATCAAGCCCGGCCTCACACCGCAAGCCGCCTGA
- a CDS encoding nitrite reductase translates to MPDPDKPSLIATLALAASLLAVGWFSAPVQAQSANHARVGGVGDLYQQHCAACHGTDRIGGMGPALLPESLERTRADEIIRVITHGRAATQMQGFSGQLSQAEIKELATWVRQPAATPPHWSESDITASRSFFPAEKNEPAKPLWNADPMNLFLVVEGGDHHVSLLDGDRLEVITRFASRYALHGGPKFTPDGRYVFFGSRDGWITKYDLWRLRVVAEVRAGLNMRNVAVSSDGRYVMAANYLPHTLAVFDADLQLVRTYDAKSQDGKSSSRVSAVYDAAPRKSFVVALKDIAEIWEIPYGSAQPRADLQTSTMADAMAHLSVQRTPLSEPLDDFFFDQSYRHVLGATRPKREGDAQPGAQVVDLDLRRKTADLPISGMPHLGSGITFAWNGTTVLASPNLGTGAIDVIDMQTWQPVRTLAMPGPGFFMRSHESTPYAWTDSMMSKTAKDTLTIIDKRTLEIAGQVKEPGKTLAHIEFTRDGKYALASLWEMDGAVIVYDANSFKEIKRLPMSKPVGKYNVWNKITRSEGTSH, encoded by the coding sequence ATGCCTGACCCCGACAAACCCTCGTTGATCGCCACCCTCGCGCTCGCCGCGTCCTTGCTTGCAGTGGGCTGGTTCAGCGCGCCCGTTCAAGCGCAGAGCGCGAACCATGCGCGCGTCGGCGGCGTTGGTGACTTGTACCAACAGCATTGCGCGGCCTGCCACGGCACGGATCGCATCGGCGGCATGGGCCCGGCGCTGCTGCCCGAAAGTCTGGAGCGCACGCGCGCCGACGAGATCATTCGCGTGATCACCCACGGACGCGCGGCCACGCAGATGCAGGGCTTTTCCGGGCAGTTGTCGCAGGCGGAAATCAAGGAGCTGGCAACGTGGGTACGCCAACCCGCTGCGACGCCGCCGCACTGGAGCGAGTCCGACATCACCGCATCGCGCAGCTTTTTCCCGGCCGAAAAAAACGAGCCCGCCAAGCCGCTGTGGAATGCCGATCCGATGAATCTCTTCCTCGTCGTGGAAGGCGGCGATCACCATGTCTCGCTGCTCGACGGCGACCGGCTCGAAGTCATCACACGCTTTGCCTCTCGCTACGCGCTGCACGGCGGGCCGAAGTTCACGCCCGATGGGCGCTATGTGTTTTTCGGCTCGCGCGACGGCTGGATCACCAAATACGACCTGTGGCGGCTGCGCGTGGTGGCCGAGGTGCGCGCGGGCCTGAACATGCGCAACGTCGCGGTCAGCAGTGATGGCCGCTATGTGATGGCCGCCAACTACCTGCCGCACACGCTCGCGGTGTTCGATGCCGACCTGCAACTGGTGCGCACCTACGACGCGAAATCGCAAGACGGCAAAAGCAGCTCGCGCGTTTCTGCGGTCTACGACGCCGCGCCGCGCAAGAGCTTTGTAGTGGCGCTCAAGGACATCGCCGAGATCTGGGAGATTCCATATGGCAGCGCCCAGCCTCGGGCCGACCTGCAGACCAGCACCATGGCCGATGCGATGGCGCATCTGAGTGTGCAGCGCACGCCACTCAGCGAGCCGCTGGACGACTTCTTCTTCGACCAGTCCTACCGCCATGTGCTGGGCGCGACCCGCCCCAAGCGCGAAGGCGACGCTCAACCCGGCGCGCAGGTCGTCGATCTGGACCTGCGCCGCAAGACCGCCGACCTGCCGATCAGCGGCATGCCGCATCTGGGCTCGGGCATCACGTTCGCGTGGAACGGCACGACGGTGCTGGCGAGCCCGAATCTGGGCACAGGTGCCATCGACGTGATCGACATGCAGACCTGGCAACCCGTTCGCACGCTCGCCATGCCCGGCCCCGGCTTCTTCATGCGCAGCCATGAAAGCACGCCGTATGCGTGGACCGATTCGATGATGAGCAAGACCGCCAAGGACACGCTCACCATCATCGACAAGCGCACGCTGGAAATTGCCGGTCAGGTGAAGGAGCCCGGCAAGACGCTCGCGCACATCGAGTTCACCCGCGACGGCAAATATGCGCTCGCCAGTCTCTGGGAAATGGACGGCGCAGTGATCGTCTACGACGCCAATTCCTTCAAGGAAATCAAGCGCCTGCCGATGAGCAAGCCGGTCGGCAAATACAACGTGTGGAACAAGATCACGCGCAGCGAAGGAACCTCGCATTGA
- a CDS encoding Lrp/AsnC family transcriptional regulator — protein sequence MPITDSTALALLNQWQRGFPLVDEPFAEIGAALGMKCSQVLDRYQRLKNSGAFSRIGGVFAPGAGGASLLAAMAVPPHLLERVAALVSAQPGVNHNYEREHDINLWFVVTGRDAQDVEQQLRSIEAATSLPVLRLPMLRAFRIDTAFDLEAHSHDQQGSGRTRTAAAPIALHEEPLAALVEQGLALCSRPFDLWAERLDCDVPHIHSQLARWTDLGSLSRFGVVVRHHEVGFRANAMTVFQVPQEMLERCGDALAHFPGVTLVYQRATAEGWPFNLYCMVHGRDRFNVLQTISSAIRHAGLSNYPSRILFSRTRFKQTGARRFASHLQVSHPSTNMPTETPKEKEHAHS from the coding sequence ATGCCCATCACCGACAGCACCGCCCTCGCCCTGCTCAACCAATGGCAACGCGGCTTTCCGCTGGTCGATGAGCCGTTTGCGGAAATCGGCGCGGCGCTGGGAATGAAGTGCTCGCAGGTGCTTGATCGCTACCAGCGGCTGAAAAACTCTGGCGCGTTCAGCCGCATCGGTGGCGTGTTCGCGCCGGGTGCCGGTGGAGCTTCGCTGCTGGCCGCCATGGCCGTTCCGCCGCATCTGCTGGAGCGCGTGGCGGCGCTGGTTTCCGCGCAGCCCGGCGTCAATCACAACTACGAACGCGAGCACGACATCAACCTCTGGTTCGTGGTCACAGGCCGCGACGCGCAGGATGTCGAGCAGCAGTTGCGCAGCATCGAAGCCGCCACGTCACTGCCCGTGCTGCGCCTGCCCATGCTGCGCGCGTTCCGCATCGACACCGCATTCGATCTTGAGGCCCACTCGCACGATCAGCAAGGCAGCGGCAGAACCCGCACCGCCGCCGCGCCCATCGCCCTGCACGAAGAACCGCTCGCTGCGCTGGTCGAGCAAGGGCTTGCGCTGTGCAGTCGCCCATTCGACCTGTGGGCCGAACGGCTTGACTGCGACGTCCCACACATCCATTCGCAGCTCGCCCGCTGGACCGATCTCGGCTCGCTCAGCCGCTTTGGCGTGGTCGTACGGCACCATGAAGTGGGCTTTCGCGCGAATGCCATGACGGTGTTTCAGGTGCCTCAAGAGATGCTTGAGCGTTGCGGCGATGCGCTCGCACATTTCCCCGGCGTCACGCTGGTTTACCAACGCGCGACAGCCGAAGGCTGGCCGTTCAACCTCTATTGCATGGTGCATGGGCGCGACCGCTTCAACGTGCTGCAGACCATTTCGTCGGCCATTCGCCATGCCGGGCTGAGCAACTACCCCAGCCGCATTCTTTTTTCGCGCACGCGCTTCAAGCAGACCGGCGCACGGCGCTTTGCCTCTCATTTGCAGGTTTCTCATCCCTCCACAAATATGCCAACAGAGACACCCAAGGAGAAAGAACATGCTCACAGCTGA
- a CDS encoding Lrp/AsnC family transcriptional regulator, whose amino-acid sequence MALDDFDRALIAATQSGLPLLARPYDAVGATLGVSGERVQQRLAEMLAQGLIRRIGAVPNHYRLGYVANGMSVWDIADERVSELGKLVAALPEVSHCYRRPRHLPQWPYNLFVMLHGQSREHVQAQADRIAAMLGEACRARDILYSTAILKKTGLRLKEV is encoded by the coding sequence ATGGCGCTTGATGATTTCGACCGCGCACTGATCGCCGCAACACAGTCGGGCCTACCGCTGCTCGCCCGCCCTTATGACGCCGTGGGTGCCACGCTGGGCGTGTCCGGCGAGCGTGTGCAGCAGCGCCTCGCCGAGATGCTGGCGCAAGGCCTGATTCGCCGCATTGGCGCGGTGCCCAACCATTACCGGCTTGGCTATGTGGCCAACGGCATGAGCGTGTGGGACATCGCCGATGAGCGCGTCTCCGAACTCGGCAAGCTCGTCGCCGCGCTGCCCGAGGTGAGCCACTGCTACCGCCGCCCGCGCCATCTGCCGCAGTGGCCCTACAACCTGTTCGTGATGCTGCACGGCCAAAGCCGCGAGCATGTGCAGGCACAGGCCGACCGCATCGCCGCCATGCTGGGCGAAGCCTGCCGCGCGCGCGACATTCTGTATTCCACCGCGATTCTCAAGAAAACCGGACTGCGTCTGAAGGAGGTCTAG